A genomic segment from Gorilla gorilla gorilla isolate KB3781 chromosome 3, NHGRI_mGorGor1-v2.1_pri, whole genome shotgun sequence encodes:
- the G3BP2 gene encoding ras GTPase-activating protein-binding protein 2 isoform X2: MVMEKPSPLLVGREFVRQYYTLLNKAPEYLHRFYGRNSSYVHGGVDASGKPQEAVYGQNDIHHKVLSLNFSECHTKIRHVDAHATLSDGVVVQVMGLLSNSGQPERKFMQTFVLAPEGSVPNKFYVHNDMFRYEDEVFGDSEPELDEESEDEVEEEQEERQPSPEPVQENANSGYYEAHPVTNGIEEPLEESSHEPEPEPESETKTEELKPQVEEKNLEELEEKSTTPPPAEPVSLPQEPPKAFSWASVTSKNLPPSGTVSSSGIPPHVKAPVSQPRVEAKPEVQSQPPRVREQRPRERPGFPPRGPRPGRGDMEQNDSDNRRIIRYPDSHQLFVGNLPHDIDENELKEFFMSFGNVVELRINTKGVGGKLPNFGFVVFDDSEPVQRILIAKPIMFRGEVRLNVEEKKTRAARERETRGGGDDRRDIRRNDRGPGGPRGIVGGGMMRDRDGRGPPPRGGMAQKLGSGRGTGQMEGRFTGQRR; encoded by the exons ATGGTTATGGAGAAGCCCAGTCCGCTGCTTGTAGGGCGGGAGTTTGTGAGGCAATATTATACTTTGCTGAATAAAGCTCCGGAATATTTACACAg GTTTTATGGCAGGAATTCTTCCTATGTTCATGGTGGAGTAGATGCTAGTGGAAAGCCCCAGGAAGCTGTTTATGGCCAAAAT GATATACACCACAAAGTATTATCTCTGAACTTCAGTGAATGTCATACTAAAATTCGTCATGTGGATGCTCATGCAACCTTGAGTGATGGAGTAGTTGTCCAGGTCATGGGTTTGCTGTCTAACAGTGGACAACCAGAAAGAAAGTTTATGCAAACCTTTGTTCTGGCTCCTGAA GGATctgttccaaataaattttatgttcacAATGATATGTTTCGTTATGAAGATGAAGTGTTTGGTGATTCTGAGCCTGAACTTGATGAAG AATCAGAAGATGAAGTAGAAGAGGAACAAGAAGAAAGACAACCATCTCCTGAACCTGTGCAAGAAAATGCTAACAGTGGTTACTATGAAGCTCACCCTGTGAC taaTGGCATAGAGGAGCCTTTGGAAGAATCCTCTCATGAACCTGAACCTGAGCCAGAATCTGAAACAAAGACCGAAGAGCTGAAACCACAAGTGGAGGAGAAGAACTTAGAAGAACTAGAGGAGAAATCTACTACTCCTCCTCCGGCAGAACCTGTTTCTCTGCCACAAGAACCACCAAAG GCTTTCTCCTGGGCTTCAGTGACCAGTAAAAACCTGCCTCCTAGTGGTactgtttcttcctctggaatTCCACCCCATGTTAAAGCACCAGTCTCACAG ccAAGAGTCGAAGCTAAACCAGAAGTTCAATCTCAGCCACCTCGTGTGCGTGAACAAAGACCTAGAGAACGACCTGGTTTTCCTCCTAGAGGACCAAGACCAG GCAGAGGAGATATGGAACAGAATGACTCTGACAACCGTAGAATAATTCGCTATCCAGATAGTCATCAACTTTTTGTTGGTAACTTGCCACATGATATTGATGAAAATGAGCTAAAGGAATTCTTCATGA GTTTTGGAAACGTTGTGGAACTTCGCATCAATACCAAGGGTGTTGGGGGAAAGCTTCCAAATTTTGGTTTTGTGGTTTTTGATGACTCTGAACCAGTTCAGAGAATCTTAATTGCGAAA CCGATTATGTTTCGAGGGGAAGTACGTTTAaatgtggaagagaaaaaaacaagagcTGCAAGAGAGCGAGAAACcagaggtggtggtgatgatcgCAGGGATATTAGGCGCAATGATCGAGGTCCCGGTGGTCCACGTGGAATCGTGGGTGGTGGAATGATGCGTGATCGTGATGGAAGAGGACCTCCTCCAAGGGGTGGCATGGCACAGAAACTTGGCTCTGGAAGAGGAACCGGGCAAATGGAGGGCCGCTTCACAGGACAGCGTCGCTGA
- the G3BP2 gene encoding ras GTPase-activating protein-binding protein 2 isoform X4, with protein sequence MVMEKPSPLLVGREFVRQYYTLLNKAPEYLHRFYGRNSSYVHGGVDASGKPQEAVYGQNDIHHKVLSLNFSECHTKIRHVDAHATLSDGVVVQVMGLLSNSGQPERKFMQTFVLAPEGSVPNKFYVHNDMFRYEDEVFGDSEPELDEESEDEVEEEQEERQPSPEPVQENANSGYYEAHPVTNGIEEPLEESSHEPEPEPESETKTEELKPQVEEKNLEELEEKSTTPPPAEPVSLPQEPPKPRVEAKPEVQSQPPRVREQRPRERPGFPPRGPRPGRGDMEQNDSDNRRIIRYPDSHQLFVGNLPHDIDENELKEFFMSFGNVVELRINTKGVGGKLPNFGFVVFDDSEPVQRILIAKPIMFRGEVRLNVEEKKTRAARERETRGGGDDRRDIRRNDRGPGGPRGIVGGGMMRDRDGRGPPPRGGMAQKLGSGRGTGQMEGRFTGQRR encoded by the exons ATGGTTATGGAGAAGCCCAGTCCGCTGCTTGTAGGGCGGGAGTTTGTGAGGCAATATTATACTTTGCTGAATAAAGCTCCGGAATATTTACACAg GTTTTATGGCAGGAATTCTTCCTATGTTCATGGTGGAGTAGATGCTAGTGGAAAGCCCCAGGAAGCTGTTTATGGCCAAAAT GATATACACCACAAAGTATTATCTCTGAACTTCAGTGAATGTCATACTAAAATTCGTCATGTGGATGCTCATGCAACCTTGAGTGATGGAGTAGTTGTCCAGGTCATGGGTTTGCTGTCTAACAGTGGACAACCAGAAAGAAAGTTTATGCAAACCTTTGTTCTGGCTCCTGAA GGATctgttccaaataaattttatgttcacAATGATATGTTTCGTTATGAAGATGAAGTGTTTGGTGATTCTGAGCCTGAACTTGATGAAG AATCAGAAGATGAAGTAGAAGAGGAACAAGAAGAAAGACAACCATCTCCTGAACCTGTGCAAGAAAATGCTAACAGTGGTTACTATGAAGCTCACCCTGTGAC taaTGGCATAGAGGAGCCTTTGGAAGAATCCTCTCATGAACCTGAACCTGAGCCAGAATCTGAAACAAAGACCGAAGAGCTGAAACCACAAGTGGAGGAGAAGAACTTAGAAGAACTAGAGGAGAAATCTACTACTCCTCCTCCGGCAGAACCTGTTTCTCTGCCACAAGAACCACCAAAG ccAAGAGTCGAAGCTAAACCAGAAGTTCAATCTCAGCCACCTCGTGTGCGTGAACAAAGACCTAGAGAACGACCTGGTTTTCCTCCTAGAGGACCAAGACCAG GCAGAGGAGATATGGAACAGAATGACTCTGACAACCGTAGAATAATTCGCTATCCAGATAGTCATCAACTTTTTGTTGGTAACTTGCCACATGATATTGATGAAAATGAGCTAAAGGAATTCTTCATGA GTTTTGGAAACGTTGTGGAACTTCGCATCAATACCAAGGGTGTTGGGGGAAAGCTTCCAAATTTTGGTTTTGTGGTTTTTGATGACTCTGAACCAGTTCAGAGAATCTTAATTGCGAAA CCGATTATGTTTCGAGGGGAAGTACGTTTAaatgtggaagagaaaaaaacaagagcTGCAAGAGAGCGAGAAACcagaggtggtggtgatgatcgCAGGGATATTAGGCGCAATGATCGAGGTCCCGGTGGTCCACGTGGAATCGTGGGTGGTGGAATGATGCGTGATCGTGATGGAAGAGGACCTCCTCCAAGGGGTGGCATGGCACAGAAACTTGGCTCTGGAAGAGGAACCGGGCAAATGGAGGGCCGCTTCACAGGACAGCGTCGCTGA
- the G3BP2 gene encoding ras GTPase-activating protein-binding protein 2 isoform X3 translates to MLPRLMSNSRPQAILLPQPPKILGLQHLTLCSKEMVMEKPSPLLVGREFVRQYYTLLNKAPEYLHRFYGRNSSYVHGGVDASGKPQEAVYGQNDIHHKVLSLNFSECHTKIRHVDAHATLSDGVVVQVMGLLSNSGQPERKFMQTFVLAPEGSVPNKFYVHNDMFRYEDEVFGDSEPELDEESEDEVEEEQEERQPSPEPVQENANSGYYEAHPVTNGIEEPLEESSHEPEPEPESETKTEELKPQVEEKNLEELEEKSTTPPPAEPVSLPQEPPKPRVEAKPEVQSQPPRVREQRPRERPGFPPRGPRPGRGDMEQNDSDNRRIIRYPDSHQLFVGNLPHDIDENELKEFFMSFGNVVELRINTKGVGGKLPNFGFVVFDDSEPVQRILIAKPIMFRGEVRLNVEEKKTRAARERETRGGGDDRRDIRRNDRGPGGPRGIVGGGMMRDRDGRGPPPRGGMAQKLGSGRGTGQMEGRFTGQRR, encoded by the exons TTGTGCAGCAAAGAAATGGTTATGGAGAAGCCCAGTCCGCTGCTTGTAGGGCGGGAGTTTGTGAGGCAATATTATACTTTGCTGAATAAAGCTCCGGAATATTTACACAg GTTTTATGGCAGGAATTCTTCCTATGTTCATGGTGGAGTAGATGCTAGTGGAAAGCCCCAGGAAGCTGTTTATGGCCAAAAT GATATACACCACAAAGTATTATCTCTGAACTTCAGTGAATGTCATACTAAAATTCGTCATGTGGATGCTCATGCAACCTTGAGTGATGGAGTAGTTGTCCAGGTCATGGGTTTGCTGTCTAACAGTGGACAACCAGAAAGAAAGTTTATGCAAACCTTTGTTCTGGCTCCTGAA GGATctgttccaaataaattttatgttcacAATGATATGTTTCGTTATGAAGATGAAGTGTTTGGTGATTCTGAGCCTGAACTTGATGAAG AATCAGAAGATGAAGTAGAAGAGGAACAAGAAGAAAGACAACCATCTCCTGAACCTGTGCAAGAAAATGCTAACAGTGGTTACTATGAAGCTCACCCTGTGAC taaTGGCATAGAGGAGCCTTTGGAAGAATCCTCTCATGAACCTGAACCTGAGCCAGAATCTGAAACAAAGACCGAAGAGCTGAAACCACAAGTGGAGGAGAAGAACTTAGAAGAACTAGAGGAGAAATCTACTACTCCTCCTCCGGCAGAACCTGTTTCTCTGCCACAAGAACCACCAAAG ccAAGAGTCGAAGCTAAACCAGAAGTTCAATCTCAGCCACCTCGTGTGCGTGAACAAAGACCTAGAGAACGACCTGGTTTTCCTCCTAGAGGACCAAGACCAG GCAGAGGAGATATGGAACAGAATGACTCTGACAACCGTAGAATAATTCGCTATCCAGATAGTCATCAACTTTTTGTTGGTAACTTGCCACATGATATTGATGAAAATGAGCTAAAGGAATTCTTCATGA GTTTTGGAAACGTTGTGGAACTTCGCATCAATACCAAGGGTGTTGGGGGAAAGCTTCCAAATTTTGGTTTTGTGGTTTTTGATGACTCTGAACCAGTTCAGAGAATCTTAATTGCGAAA CCGATTATGTTTCGAGGGGAAGTACGTTTAaatgtggaagagaaaaaaacaagagcTGCAAGAGAGCGAGAAACcagaggtggtggtgatgatcgCAGGGATATTAGGCGCAATGATCGAGGTCCCGGTGGTCCACGTGGAATCGTGGGTGGTGGAATGATGCGTGATCGTGATGGAAGAGGACCTCCTCCAAGGGGTGGCATGGCACAGAAACTTGGCTCTGGAAGAGGAACCGGGCAAATGGAGGGCCGCTTCACAGGACAGCGTCGCTGA
- the G3BP2 gene encoding ras GTPase-activating protein-binding protein 2 isoform X1: MLPRLMSNSRPQAILLPQPPKILGLQHLTLCSKEMVMEKPSPLLVGREFVRQYYTLLNKAPEYLHRFYGRNSSYVHGGVDASGKPQEAVYGQNDIHHKVLSLNFSECHTKIRHVDAHATLSDGVVVQVMGLLSNSGQPERKFMQTFVLAPEGSVPNKFYVHNDMFRYEDEVFGDSEPELDEESEDEVEEEQEERQPSPEPVQENANSGYYEAHPVTNGIEEPLEESSHEPEPEPESETKTEELKPQVEEKNLEELEEKSTTPPPAEPVSLPQEPPKAFSWASVTSKNLPPSGTVSSSGIPPHVKAPVSQPRVEAKPEVQSQPPRVREQRPRERPGFPPRGPRPGRGDMEQNDSDNRRIIRYPDSHQLFVGNLPHDIDENELKEFFMSFGNVVELRINTKGVGGKLPNFGFVVFDDSEPVQRILIAKPIMFRGEVRLNVEEKKTRAARERETRGGGDDRRDIRRNDRGPGGPRGIVGGGMMRDRDGRGPPPRGGMAQKLGSGRGTGQMEGRFTGQRR; this comes from the exons TTGTGCAGCAAAGAAATGGTTATGGAGAAGCCCAGTCCGCTGCTTGTAGGGCGGGAGTTTGTGAGGCAATATTATACTTTGCTGAATAAAGCTCCGGAATATTTACACAg GTTTTATGGCAGGAATTCTTCCTATGTTCATGGTGGAGTAGATGCTAGTGGAAAGCCCCAGGAAGCTGTTTATGGCCAAAAT GATATACACCACAAAGTATTATCTCTGAACTTCAGTGAATGTCATACTAAAATTCGTCATGTGGATGCTCATGCAACCTTGAGTGATGGAGTAGTTGTCCAGGTCATGGGTTTGCTGTCTAACAGTGGACAACCAGAAAGAAAGTTTATGCAAACCTTTGTTCTGGCTCCTGAA GGATctgttccaaataaattttatgttcacAATGATATGTTTCGTTATGAAGATGAAGTGTTTGGTGATTCTGAGCCTGAACTTGATGAAG AATCAGAAGATGAAGTAGAAGAGGAACAAGAAGAAAGACAACCATCTCCTGAACCTGTGCAAGAAAATGCTAACAGTGGTTACTATGAAGCTCACCCTGTGAC taaTGGCATAGAGGAGCCTTTGGAAGAATCCTCTCATGAACCTGAACCTGAGCCAGAATCTGAAACAAAGACCGAAGAGCTGAAACCACAAGTGGAGGAGAAGAACTTAGAAGAACTAGAGGAGAAATCTACTACTCCTCCTCCGGCAGAACCTGTTTCTCTGCCACAAGAACCACCAAAG GCTTTCTCCTGGGCTTCAGTGACCAGTAAAAACCTGCCTCCTAGTGGTactgtttcttcctctggaatTCCACCCCATGTTAAAGCACCAGTCTCACAG ccAAGAGTCGAAGCTAAACCAGAAGTTCAATCTCAGCCACCTCGTGTGCGTGAACAAAGACCTAGAGAACGACCTGGTTTTCCTCCTAGAGGACCAAGACCAG GCAGAGGAGATATGGAACAGAATGACTCTGACAACCGTAGAATAATTCGCTATCCAGATAGTCATCAACTTTTTGTTGGTAACTTGCCACATGATATTGATGAAAATGAGCTAAAGGAATTCTTCATGA GTTTTGGAAACGTTGTGGAACTTCGCATCAATACCAAGGGTGTTGGGGGAAAGCTTCCAAATTTTGGTTTTGTGGTTTTTGATGACTCTGAACCAGTTCAGAGAATCTTAATTGCGAAA CCGATTATGTTTCGAGGGGAAGTACGTTTAaatgtggaagagaaaaaaacaagagcTGCAAGAGAGCGAGAAACcagaggtggtggtgatgatcgCAGGGATATTAGGCGCAATGATCGAGGTCCCGGTGGTCCACGTGGAATCGTGGGTGGTGGAATGATGCGTGATCGTGATGGAAGAGGACCTCCTCCAAGGGGTGGCATGGCACAGAAACTTGGCTCTGGAAGAGGAACCGGGCAAATGGAGGGCCGCTTCACAGGACAGCGTCGCTGA